A window of Rhodococcus sp. SGAir0479 contains these coding sequences:
- the recG gene encoding ATP-dependent DNA helicase RecG, with the protein MATLNDRLDQLLGAKTADALVDAFDIRTVEDLLRHYPHRYAAQGRELTEKEPEEGSHVTIIARVVKADVVNMKSRRGQMLKVVLAAESQSVDVTFFNPHKVKHAVRAGVRAMFSGTVKYFRGKWSLTHPSYLILPEPTDGEDPVVSMAHVKGAGALAGMARATQDTGASVDMSIFDRELIPLYPATREVESWTILRCVRQVLDQLDTVDDPLPRAVREEHGLIGLDEALRKVHLPDHRDDIGQAQERLRFDEAAALQLVLARRRRDVASRVAPECPPEPDGLAAAFDQRLPFELTEGQQEVAREIAADLARPHPMNRLLQGEVGSGKTIVALRAMLQAIDAGYQCALLAPTEVLAAQHARSLRELLGPLGVAGELGAEDVATKVTLLTGSMSTAARRAALLDIVTGDAGIVIGTHALIQDRVEFFDLGFVVIDEQHRFGVEQRDELRSRARDGISPHVLVMTATPIPRTIAMTVLGDLETSTLRQLPQGRAPIVSKVVAARQTPQWVGRAWERISEEVAAGRQAYVVCSRIGDGESDAELIKAGKEPPETTSAVDLFDQLRSGPMRDLRLGLLHGRLPSDEKDAVMRDFTAGEIDVLVCTTVVEVGVNVPNATVMVLVDADRFGVSQLHQLRGRVGRGSHQGLCILITDMMPGSPAFERLTAVAGTNDGFELAQLDLRQRREGDVLGAAQSGSATTLRLLSLLEHEDVIEAAREFARDVTEADPDLAEHPGLAAMVASALDAERIEFLEKS; encoded by the coding sequence AGCCGGCGCGGGCAGATGCTCAAGGTCGTGCTCGCCGCGGAATCGCAGAGCGTGGACGTCACCTTCTTCAACCCGCACAAGGTCAAGCACGCGGTCCGTGCCGGGGTGCGGGCGATGTTCTCGGGCACGGTCAAGTACTTCCGCGGCAAGTGGAGCCTGACCCATCCGAGCTATCTCATCCTGCCCGAGCCGACCGACGGGGAGGATCCGGTGGTGTCCATGGCGCACGTCAAGGGGGCCGGTGCCCTCGCCGGAATGGCCCGCGCCACCCAGGACACCGGGGCCTCGGTCGACATGTCGATCTTCGATCGGGAGCTGATTCCGCTCTATCCGGCGACCCGGGAGGTGGAGAGCTGGACGATCCTGCGTTGTGTCCGGCAGGTGCTCGATCAGCTCGACACCGTCGACGACCCGCTGCCGCGTGCGGTACGGGAGGAGCACGGTCTGATCGGTCTGGACGAGGCGCTGCGCAAGGTGCACCTGCCCGACCACCGCGACGACATCGGCCAGGCGCAGGAACGGCTGCGCTTCGACGAGGCCGCCGCCCTGCAGTTGGTCCTGGCCCGGCGTCGCCGGGACGTCGCGTCCCGCGTCGCCCCCGAGTGCCCACCCGAGCCGGACGGGCTCGCGGCCGCCTTCGACCAGCGGTTGCCGTTCGAGCTCACCGAGGGGCAGCAGGAGGTGGCGCGCGAGATCGCCGCCGACCTCGCCCGCCCCCACCCGATGAACCGCCTGCTGCAGGGCGAGGTCGGTTCGGGCAAGACGATCGTGGCGTTGCGCGCGATGCTCCAGGCCATCGACGCCGGATACCAGTGCGCACTGCTCGCCCCCACGGAAGTGCTTGCAGCGCAACACGCACGGTCCCTGCGCGAGTTGCTCGGGCCGCTCGGCGTCGCGGGCGAACTGGGGGCCGAGGACGTCGCCACCAAGGTGACGCTGCTGACCGGGTCGATGTCGACCGCGGCCCGGCGGGCGGCGCTCCTCGACATCGTGACCGGTGACGCCGGCATCGTGATCGGCACGCACGCGCTCATCCAGGACCGGGTGGAGTTCTTCGACCTGGGCTTCGTGGTGATCGACGAGCAACACCGCTTCGGCGTGGAGCAGCGTGACGAGCTGCGTTCCCGGGCGCGCGACGGCATCAGCCCGCACGTCCTGGTGATGACGGCCACCCCCATCCCGCGCACGATCGCGATGACGGTCCTCGGCGACCTCGAGACGTCGACGTTGCGGCAGCTCCCGCAGGGCCGCGCCCCGATCGTCAGCAAGGTGGTCGCGGCGCGGCAGACCCCGCAGTGGGTGGGCCGGGCGTGGGAGCGGATCAGCGAGGAGGTCGCCGCCGGCCGCCAGGCCTACGTGGTGTGTTCCCGGATCGGCGACGGTGAGAGCGACGCGGAACTGATCAAGGCGGGCAAGGAGCCGCCCGAGACGACGTCGGCGGTGGACCTGTTCGACCAGTTGCGGTCCGGACCGATGCGGGACCTGCGCCTGGGTCTGCTGCACGGGCGGCTGCCGTCGGACGAGAAGGACGCGGTGATGCGCGATTTCACGGCCGGCGAGATCGACGTGCTGGTGTGCACGACCGTCGTCGAGGTCGGGGTGAACGTCCCCAACGCGACGGTCATGGTGCTCGTGGACGCCGACCGGTTCGGTGTCAGCCAGCTCCACCAGTTGCGCGGTCGGGTGGGCCGGGGCAGTCACCAGGGACTGTGCATCCTCATCACCGACATGATGCCGGGCTCGCCGGCCTTCGAGCGGCTCACCGCGGTGGCCGGTACCAACGACGGCTTCGAGTTGGCGCAGCTGGATCTGCGTCAGCGACGCGAGGGTGACGTCCTGGGCGCGGCACAGTCCGGCAGCGCCACCACGCTGCGGCTGCTGTCCTTGCTCGAACACGAGGATGTGATCGAGGCCGCCCGCGAGTTCGCCCGCGACGTCACGGAGGCGGACCCGGATCTGGCCGAGCACCCCGGACTCGCGGCGATGGTGGCGTCCGCGCTGGACGCCGAGCGGATCGAGTTTCTGGAGAAGTCCTAG
- a CDS encoding pyruvate carboxylase, translated as MFTKVLVANRGEIAIRAFRAAYELGAGTVAVFPYEDRNSVHRLKADESYQIGEVGHPVRAYLSVDEIVAAAERAGADAIYPGYGFLSENPDLAAACEANGLTFVGPSADVLELTGNKARAIAAAKAAGLPVLTSSEPSADVDALLAAAEDMEFPVFVKAVAGGGGRGMRRVAERAQLRESIEAASREAESAFGDPTVFLEQAVVDPRHIEVQILADGEGNVIHLFERDCSVQRRHQKVIELAPAPNLDPALRDRICADAVAFAKQIGYRCAGTVEFLLDTRGNHVFIEMNPRIQVEHTVTEEITDVDLVQAQLRIASGETLADLGLSQESITIRGAALQCRITTEDPANGFRPDTGRITAYRTPGGAGVRLDGGAHLGAEVGAHFDSMLVKLTCRGRDLTAAIARARRAVTEFRIRGVATNIPFLQAVLDDDDFRAGRVTTSFIEQRPELLTLRSSADRGTKILNYLADVTVNKPHGERPTAVYPHDKLPKIDLDVAPPDGSRQRLLALGPEGFAKALREQKALAVTDTTFRDAHQSLLATRVRTSGLLDVAGHVARMTPELLSIEAWGGATYDVALRFLHEDPWYRLAALREAVPNINLQMLLRGRNTVGYTPYPEKVTRAFVEEAAATGIDIFRIFDALNNVDQMRPAIEAVRESGTTVAEVAMSYTGDLANPNETLYTLDYYLRLAEEIVEAGAHVLAIKDMAGLLRAPAATKLVTALRSNFDLPVHVHTHDTPGGQLATYLAAWQAGADAVDGAAAPLAGTTSQPALSAIVAAAAHTEYDTGIDLQAVCDLEPYWESLRKVYAPFESGIPAPTGRVYTHEIPGGQLSNLRQQAIALGLGDRFEEVEAKYAAADRMLGRLVKVTPSSKVVGDLALHMVGSDVPAEEFAADPARFDIPDSVVGFLRGELGTPAGGWPEPFRSKALEGRGPAKAETPLSPEEEKGLSGSSEERQATLNRLLFPGPTKEFEEHRDKYGDTSQLSANQFFYGLRRGEEHRVKLDKGVELLIGLEAISEPDERGYRTVMCILNGQLRPVSVRDRSVASEAPAVEKADRNNPGHVAAPFAGVVSLVVTEGQHVSAGDTVATIEAMKMEAAITAPRSGIVSRVAIGGASQVEGGDLLAVVSTRETAGNE; from the coding sequence ATGTTCACCAAAGTCCTCGTCGCCAACCGCGGCGAAATCGCGATCCGCGCGTTCCGTGCCGCCTACGAACTGGGTGCCGGAACGGTGGCGGTGTTCCCGTACGAAGACCGCAACTCGGTGCACCGTCTGAAGGCGGACGAGTCGTATCAGATCGGGGAGGTCGGGCACCCGGTCCGCGCCTACCTGTCGGTCGACGAGATCGTCGCCGCGGCCGAACGCGCCGGCGCGGACGCGATCTACCCCGGGTACGGGTTCCTGTCGGAGAACCCGGATCTCGCAGCGGCATGCGAGGCGAACGGGCTCACGTTCGTCGGTCCGTCGGCCGACGTGCTCGAGTTGACCGGCAACAAGGCGCGCGCGATCGCGGCGGCGAAGGCCGCGGGTCTGCCGGTGTTGACGTCGTCGGAACCGTCGGCGGACGTCGATGCGCTGTTGGCAGCGGCGGAGGACATGGAGTTCCCCGTCTTCGTGAAGGCCGTCGCCGGCGGCGGTGGTCGCGGTATGCGCCGGGTCGCCGAGCGCGCTCAGCTGCGGGAGTCCATCGAGGCGGCCTCGCGCGAGGCGGAGTCGGCGTTCGGCGATCCGACGGTGTTCCTCGAGCAGGCGGTGGTCGATCCGCGGCACATCGAGGTCCAGATCCTCGCCGACGGCGAGGGCAACGTGATCCACCTGTTCGAGCGGGACTGCTCGGTGCAGCGTCGCCACCAGAAGGTGATCGAACTGGCGCCGGCCCCCAATCTCGATCCTGCGCTGCGGGATCGGATCTGCGCTGACGCGGTGGCGTTCGCCAAGCAGATCGGCTACCGGTGCGCCGGCACGGTCGAGTTCCTCCTCGACACCCGTGGCAACCACGTGTTCATCGAGATGAATCCGCGCATCCAGGTGGAGCACACGGTGACCGAGGAGATCACCGACGTCGACCTGGTGCAGGCCCAGTTGCGGATCGCGTCGGGCGAGACGCTGGCCGACCTCGGACTGTCCCAGGAGTCGATCACCATCCGCGGGGCCGCGTTGCAGTGCCGGATCACCACCGAGGATCCGGCCAACGGCTTCCGTCCGGACACCGGCCGCATCACCGCCTACCGCACCCCGGGCGGTGCCGGGGTGCGACTGGACGGTGGCGCCCACCTCGGGGCCGAGGTGGGCGCGCACTTCGACTCGATGCTGGTCAAGCTCACCTGCCGGGGCCGCGATCTCACGGCCGCCATCGCCCGCGCCCGGCGCGCGGTGACCGAGTTCCGCATCCGCGGTGTCGCCACCAACATCCCGTTCCTGCAAGCCGTTCTGGACGACGACGACTTCCGCGCCGGACGCGTGACGACGTCGTTCATCGAGCAGCGGCCGGAGCTGCTGACGCTGCGCAGTTCGGCCGACCGCGGCACCAAGATCCTCAACTACCTGGCGGACGTGACGGTGAACAAGCCGCACGGCGAGCGGCCGACCGCGGTGTACCCGCACGACAAGCTGCCGAAGATCGACCTCGACGTCGCACCGCCGGACGGCTCCCGGCAGCGGCTGCTCGCGCTCGGCCCGGAGGGGTTCGCGAAGGCCCTGCGTGAGCAGAAGGCTCTCGCGGTCACCGACACCACGTTCCGGGACGCGCACCAGTCGCTGCTGGCCACCCGCGTGCGCACCTCGGGTCTGCTCGACGTCGCCGGACACGTCGCCCGGATGACGCCCGAACTGCTGTCGATCGAGGCCTGGGGCGGGGCGACCTACGATGTGGCGCTTCGGTTCCTGCACGAGGACCCGTGGTACCGCCTGGCGGCGCTGCGCGAGGCCGTACCGAACATCAACCTGCAGATGCTGCTGCGTGGACGCAACACCGTCGGCTACACGCCGTACCCGGAGAAGGTGACCCGCGCGTTCGTCGAGGAGGCCGCGGCCACCGGTATCGACATCTTCCGAATCTTCGACGCACTCAACAACGTCGACCAGATGCGGCCCGCGATCGAGGCGGTCCGCGAGAGCGGCACCACCGTCGCCGAGGTCGCGATGTCCTACACCGGCGACCTGGCGAACCCGAACGAGACCCTCTACACGCTGGACTACTACCTGCGCCTGGCGGAGGAGATCGTCGAAGCCGGCGCCCACGTGCTGGCGATCAAGGACATGGCCGGACTGCTGCGTGCCCCCGCCGCGACCAAGCTGGTGACGGCGCTGCGTTCAAACTTCGACCTGCCCGTCCACGTGCACACCCACGACACCCCCGGCGGCCAGCTGGCCACGTACCTCGCCGCGTGGCAGGCCGGTGCCGATGCCGTGGACGGTGCCGCCGCCCCGCTCGCGGGCACCACCAGCCAGCCCGCGCTGTCGGCGATCGTGGCAGCCGCCGCCCACACCGAGTACGACACCGGGATCGACCTGCAGGCGGTGTGCGACCTGGAACCGTACTGGGAGTCGCTGCGAAAGGTGTACGCGCCGTTCGAGTCCGGCATCCCCGCGCCTACCGGACGCGTCTACACCCACGAGATTCCCGGCGGTCAGCTGTCGAACCTGCGTCAGCAGGCCATCGCTCTCGGCCTCGGGGACCGGTTCGAGGAGGTGGAGGCCAAGTACGCGGCGGCCGACCGCATGCTCGGGCGTCTGGTCAAGGTGACGCCCTCGTCGAAGGTCGTGGGCGATCTCGCCCTGCACATGGTCGGGTCCGACGTCCCGGCCGAGGAGTTCGCGGCCGATCCGGCCCGCTTCGACATCCCCGACTCGGTCGTCGGTTTCCTGCGCGGCGAGCTCGGCACCCCGGCGGGCGGCTGGCCGGAACCGTTCCGCAGCAAGGCCCTCGAGGGCCGCGGTCCGGCCAAGGCGGAGACCCCGCTCAGCCCGGAGGAGGAGAAGGGCCTGTCGGGCTCGTCCGAGGAGCGCCAGGCGACCCTGAACCGCCTGCTGTTCCCCGGCCCCACCAAGGAATTCGAGGAGCACCGCGACAAGTACGGCGACACGTCGCAGCTGTCGGCCAACCAGTTCTTCTACGGCCTGCGCCGTGGCGAGGAACACCGGGTCAAGCTCGACAAGGGTGTGGAACTCCTGATCGGCCTGGAGGCGATCTCCGAGCCCGACGAGCGCGGCTACCGGACGGTCATGTGCATCCTCAACGGCCAGCTGCGGCCGGTGTCGGTGCGGGACCGGTCCGTCGCCAGCGAGGCACCCGCGGTCGAGAAGGCCGACCGGAACAACCCCGGCCACGTCGCTGCGCCCTTCGCGGGTGTGGTGAGCCTGGTCGTCACCGAGGGACAGCACGTGTCGGCCGGTGACACCGTCGCCACGATCGAGGCGATGAAGATGGAGGCGGCGATCACAGCACCGCGCAGCGGTATCGTCTCGCGCGTTGCCATCGGCGGCGCCTCGCAGGTCGAAGGTGGCGATCTCCTCGCCGTCGTGTCGACGCGGGAGACTGCCGGCAACGAGTGA
- the rsmD gene encoding 16S rRNA (guanine(966)-N(2))-methyltransferase RsmD: MTRIVAGRAGGRRLKVPASGTRPTSERVREALFSSLDSRIDLEGAAVLDLYAGSGALGLEALSRGAEHVLLVESDAKAAAVVKQNVATVGLPGAVVRTASVASVVGGTAEREYDVVLADPPYAVTEQAVTAALGALVANGWVGEGSVVVVERSSRSPETSWPDGMRAERVKRYGETRIEVATCYGLDS, encoded by the coding sequence GTGACACGAATCGTCGCCGGCCGAGCCGGGGGCAGGCGGTTGAAGGTGCCCGCGAGCGGTACCCGGCCCACCTCCGAACGCGTCCGTGAGGCCCTGTTCAGCTCGCTCGACAGCAGGATCGATCTCGAGGGCGCCGCGGTGCTGGACCTGTACGCGGGTTCCGGCGCCCTCGGGCTCGAGGCGCTGTCGCGGGGAGCCGAGCACGTGCTCCTCGTCGAGTCCGACGCGAAGGCGGCCGCCGTCGTCAAGCAGAACGTGGCGACGGTCGGCCTGCCCGGCGCGGTCGTGCGGACCGCGTCGGTCGCGTCGGTGGTGGGCGGGACCGCCGAACGCGAATACGATGTGGTGCTTGCGGATCCGCCGTACGCGGTGACCGAACAGGCCGTCACCGCGGCGTTGGGGGCACTCGTCGCGAACGGTTGGGTGGGGGAGGGCTCGGTCGTCGTGGTGGAGCGCTCCTCCCGCTCACCCGAGACGTCGTGGCCGGACGGGATGCGCGCCGAGCGGGTCAAGCGATACGGCGAGACCAGAATCGAGGTCGCTACCTGCTACGGTCTGGATTCATGA